In Nocardia asteroides, the following proteins share a genomic window:
- a CDS encoding MerR family transcriptional regulator, which translates to MTDSTRMTIGELAARTGVAVRTIRFYCDAGLLDVGRTAAGHRVFDGTAAERLALLRRLRALGIGLAAIADVLAGDRTVGEVIAAERAAVDAELAALSRRRSLLAAVGDAGPSALTMVAAVADPPVGRAALREFWHHQLAPLPRATIADFLDMNVPEPAPDASPEQVLAYAELVAAVGDPLLGAAMSDTIRHRGTPGVRDERRLLVDLAEACLAAAPLVAAQRAPAPGAVLDQYVDVHATARRRADTPAFRRELLAAAADAAPVRRYWQLTATLTPEVTSGAAHLWLFDALTVSVTAERGGRIPASPSGSRAAHGTTSTMSPGSSHS; encoded by the coding sequence GTGACCGACAGCACACGCATGACGATCGGCGAACTCGCCGCCAGGACGGGCGTCGCGGTCCGCACCATCCGGTTCTACTGCGACGCGGGCCTTCTCGACGTCGGGCGCACCGCGGCCGGTCACCGCGTGTTCGACGGCACCGCGGCAGAACGGCTGGCGCTGCTGCGCCGCCTGCGCGCCCTCGGTATCGGGCTGGCCGCGATCGCCGACGTGCTCGCCGGTGACCGGACGGTCGGTGAGGTGATCGCCGCCGAACGCGCCGCGGTCGACGCGGAACTCGCCGCCCTGAGCCGCCGCCGATCGCTGCTCGCCGCCGTGGGCGACGCGGGTCCCTCGGCCCTCACCATGGTCGCCGCGGTGGCCGACCCGCCCGTCGGACGCGCGGCGCTGCGCGAGTTCTGGCACCATCAGCTGGCCCCGCTGCCCCGGGCGACGATCGCCGACTTCCTCGACATGAACGTCCCCGAACCCGCCCCGGACGCGAGCCCGGAACAGGTGCTCGCCTACGCGGAACTCGTTGCCGCCGTGGGCGATCCACTGCTGGGCGCGGCGATGTCGGACACCATTCGGCATCGTGGCACCCCCGGGGTGCGCGACGAGCGACGGCTGCTCGTCGACCTGGCCGAGGCCTGCCTGGCAGCGGCCCCGCTGGTCGCCGCGCAGCGGGCGCCCGCCCCCGGCGCGGTCCTGGATCAATATGTCGACGTGCACGCCACCGCGCGGCGGCGTGCCGACACCCCGGCCTTCCGGCGCGAGCTGCTCGCCGCTGCCGCCGACGCCGCCCCGGTCCGCCGGTACTGGCAGCTCACCGCGACACTGACACCGGAGGTGACCTCCGGCGCCGCCCATCTCTGGCTGTTCGACGCGCTCACCGTGTCCGTGACAGCAGAACGGGGAGGCCGGATCCCGGCCTCCCCGTCAGGGTCGCGTGCCGCTCACGGCACCACTTCGACGATGTCGCCCGGCTCCAGCCACTCGTAG
- a CDS encoding maleylpyruvate isomerase family mycothiol-dependent enzyme, whose amino-acid sequence MTTEQPTTDDIWAAVAHERTTLLDMLRELPESAWDTASLCDGWRIRDVVAHLLLATRVTLGSLVVNLVRARGDLDRLIHDTAVRLADRAPTTDLLTELQATVGSRVTPIGTKPIDRLMDLLVHGQDIAVPLGVDRAMPTQAAQWSLDRVWTMGVPFHARSRFAGYAFTASDTGWRAGTGTPITGTAAELLMVVTGRTPPPPR is encoded by the coding sequence ATGACAACCGAACAGCCGACGACCGACGACATCTGGGCGGCCGTGGCCCACGAACGCACCACCCTGCTCGACATGCTCCGAGAACTCCCCGAATCCGCCTGGGACACCGCGTCGTTGTGCGACGGATGGCGGATCCGGGACGTGGTGGCGCATCTGCTGCTGGCCACCCGGGTGACGCTCGGATCCCTGGTGGTGAACCTGGTCCGGGCCCGCGGCGACCTCGACCGGCTCATCCACGACACCGCCGTCCGCCTCGCCGATCGCGCCCCGACCACCGACCTGCTCACCGAACTGCAGGCCACCGTCGGCTCGCGCGTCACCCCGATCGGCACGAAACCCATCGACCGGCTGATGGATCTGCTCGTCCACGGCCAGGACATCGCGGTCCCGCTCGGCGTCGACCGCGCGATGCCCACCCAGGCCGCCCAGTGGTCCCTCGACCGGGTCTGGACGATGGGCGTGCCGTTCCACGCCCGCTCCCGGTTCGCCGGATACGCCTTCACCGCCAGCGATACCGGATGGCGTGCCGGTACCGGCACGCCGATCACCGGGACCGCCGCGGAACTGCTGATGGTCGTCACCGGCCGAACCCCACCACCTCCGCGCTGA
- a CDS encoding alpha/beta hydrolase, producing MSAVCAAALATTPVVVDAYAAADPGARLVSRTQTGQTVDISVYSPSMDRTIALRVLRPADTTTPAPTLYLLNGAGGGEDSANWPGQTDAAGFFADKHVNVVIPMEGAFSYYTDWREPDAGLAKNLENNGHNMWTTFLTRELPPVIDAAFATTGDNALAGISMAGTSVLDLAIQAPQLYRSVAAYSGCAMTSDPIGRAFVSLVVRLGGGDVENMWGPVTDAAWREHDPYVQAHRLPDIPIYISSGSGLPGAHDTLANPRVHINGKNPQSILTNQMLVGGGIEAASAYCTASMGRRAQELGRTNITVNVRPTGTHSWGYWEDDLHVSWPMLATSLGL from the coding sequence ATGTCGGCCGTCTGCGCCGCCGCACTGGCCACCACGCCCGTCGTCGTCGACGCGTACGCCGCGGCCGACCCCGGCGCCCGGCTGGTGAGCCGGACCCAGACCGGCCAGACCGTCGACATCAGCGTGTACTCGCCCTCGATGGACCGCACGATCGCGCTGCGGGTGCTGCGCCCCGCCGACACCACGACGCCGGCGCCCACGCTGTATCTGCTCAACGGCGCCGGAGGCGGCGAGGATTCGGCCAACTGGCCGGGGCAGACGGACGCGGCCGGGTTCTTCGCGGACAAGCACGTCAATGTCGTCATCCCGATGGAGGGCGCGTTCAGCTACTACACCGACTGGCGGGAACCCGACGCCGGTCTGGCGAAGAATCTCGAGAACAACGGCCACAACATGTGGACCACCTTCCTCACCCGGGAACTGCCGCCGGTGATCGACGCGGCCTTCGCCACCACCGGCGACAACGCCCTGGCCGGCATCTCGATGGCGGGCACCTCGGTGCTGGACCTGGCCATCCAGGCGCCGCAGCTGTACCGCAGCGTCGCGGCCTACAGCGGGTGCGCGATGACCAGCGACCCGATCGGGCGGGCCTTCGTCTCGCTCGTCGTGCGGCTGGGCGGCGGCGATGTCGAGAACATGTGGGGCCCGGTCACCGACGCGGCCTGGCGCGAGCACGACCCGTACGTCCAGGCGCACCGGCTGCCCGACATCCCGATCTACATCTCCAGCGGCAGCGGCCTGCCCGGCGCGCACGACACCCTCGCCAATCCGCGGGTGCACATCAACGGCAAGAACCCCCAGTCGATCCTGACCAACCAGATGCTCGTCGGCGGCGGTATCGAGGCGGCGTCCGCGTACTGCACGGCGAGCATGGGCAGGCGCGCCCAGGAGCTGGGTCGCACGAACATCACCGTCAACGTCCGCCCGACCGGCACCCACTCGTGGGGCTACTGGGAAGACGACCTGCACGTGTCGTGGCCGATGCTGGCGACCTCACTGGGCCTGTGA
- a CDS encoding wax ester/triacylglycerol synthase family O-acyltransferase has translation MSAELRVGTRQLSPRDAVFVYDETDRHLSNIVAVYFAEATGRPALTRADVLDWARSVLGHSALFHRRLQRVPLDLDLPYWVPDPGLTVGDHVWLDRPGAGTWDEARARIAEITATRMDLRKPPWEIHVLDRVTGVPAMAEHTTIVVLKFHHSVGDGVATRALERKLFGTEPAPAIRLDDPAPLATAARTAASLLTQPVRFLTGLRRASAAQEELRGLIESGTVHEPVALRPATRFNRDIHAATTFHLLPLPMAEIRAATAAAPRRVTINDLMLTTIGGALAAYLAEHEELPAESLAAMVPMSMRGVAEWDSANQLTQMIVDLHTDIADPIERLAAVQRSATWAKQRTADPVVLRGDRRVETAPALLLRAAGWARAQRRFDDAASVPLCNTTISNVPPVTDALAFCGRPVRRAVGSLPVLDGDGLRHLISSQGAELVVAVTTNAAMMPDPEHYGELLLRSFRTLAAALGAPAGAGH, from the coding sequence GTGAGCGCCGAATTGCGGGTGGGCACCCGACAATTGAGCCCGCGCGACGCGGTGTTCGTCTACGACGAGACCGACCGGCACCTGTCGAACATCGTCGCGGTGTACTTCGCCGAGGCCACCGGTCGGCCCGCGCTCACCCGTGCCGACGTGCTCGACTGGGCCCGGTCCGTCCTCGGGCACTCCGCCCTGTTCCACCGGCGGTTGCAGCGGGTGCCCCTGGATCTGGACCTGCCGTACTGGGTGCCGGACCCCGGCCTGACGGTGGGCGACCACGTGTGGCTGGACCGGCCCGGGGCGGGTACCTGGGACGAGGCCCGCGCGCGGATCGCCGAGATCACCGCCACCCGGATGGATCTGCGCAAGCCGCCGTGGGAGATCCATGTGCTCGATCGCGTCACCGGCGTTCCCGCCATGGCGGAGCACACCACCATCGTGGTGCTGAAGTTCCACCACAGCGTGGGCGACGGCGTCGCGACCCGGGCGCTGGAACGCAAGCTGTTCGGCACCGAACCGGCGCCGGCGATCCGGCTCGACGACCCCGCTCCCCTGGCGACCGCCGCACGGACCGCGGCCTCGCTGCTGACCCAGCCCGTGCGCTTCCTCACGGGACTGCGCCGGGCGAGCGCGGCCCAGGAGGAGTTGCGCGGCCTGATCGAGTCGGGCACGGTGCACGAGCCCGTCGCGCTGCGCCCGGCGACCCGGTTCAACCGGGACATCCACGCGGCGACGACCTTTCACCTGCTGCCGCTGCCGATGGCGGAGATCCGCGCGGCGACAGCGGCGGCGCCGCGGCGGGTCACGATCAACGACCTCATGCTCACCACGATCGGCGGCGCCCTGGCGGCCTACCTCGCCGAGCACGAGGAGCTGCCCGCCGAATCACTGGCCGCCATGGTGCCGATGTCGATGCGCGGTGTCGCCGAATGGGATTCGGCCAATCAGCTCACCCAGATGATCGTGGACCTGCACACCGACATCGCCGACCCGATCGAGCGGCTCGCCGCCGTGCAGCGCTCCGCGACCTGGGCCAAACAGCGCACCGCCGATCCGGTGGTACTGCGCGGCGACCGCAGGGTGGAGACCGCGCCCGCGCTGCTGTTGCGCGCGGCCGGGTGGGCCCGCGCGCAGCGCCGCTTCGACGACGCCGCGTCGGTTCCGTTGTGCAACACCACGATCAGCAATGTGCCACCGGTGACCGACGCCCTCGCGTTCTGCGGCAGGCCGGTCCGCCGGGCGGTCGGCTCGCTACCGGTGCTCGACGGCGACGGGCTGCGTCATCTGATCAGCTCGCAGGGCGCGGAACTGGTCGTCGCGGTGACGACGAACGCGGCGATGATGCCGGACCCGGAGCACTACGGCGAGCTGCTGCTGCGCTCCTTCCGAACCCTCGCCGCCGCGCTGGGCGCGCCCGCCGGGGCGGGTCACTGA
- a CDS encoding FecCD family ABC transporter permease, translating into MVLLTVAVVASIAIGTRSLAPATVFDAVTHALGCDGGPFRCPARSTAEEIVRELRLPRTALALVAGLALGIAGALIQGYTRNPLADAGLLGLNAGAGFLAALSIFLFGFTAPSQYIWFAFAGSAIAGVIVFGVSSIGGGKASPLSLVLAGAAVTAFLQAMTNAVVVLDNAALDTYRFWVVGTVNGREAGVFWQVLPFILVGAAMAIAAAPGLNLLSLGDDVARGLGVDVGRARAFGLFAVVLLSGAATAAVGPIAFLGLVVPHIARAVTGPDNRWLIPYSGLIGALLLLIADIAGRVVARPGELQVGVMLAAIGAPFFIALVRRKKLVTL; encoded by the coding sequence GTGGTACTGCTCACCGTCGCGGTGGTGGCGAGCATCGCCATCGGCACCCGCTCACTCGCACCGGCCACGGTGTTCGACGCCGTCACACACGCTCTCGGCTGCGACGGCGGCCCGTTCCGATGCCCGGCCCGCTCCACCGCCGAGGAAATCGTGCGTGAGCTGCGTCTGCCGCGCACCGCGTTGGCCCTGGTCGCCGGGTTGGCGCTGGGCATCGCGGGCGCGCTCATCCAGGGGTATACCCGGAATCCGCTCGCTGATGCCGGTTTGCTGGGACTCAATGCCGGCGCGGGCTTCCTCGCGGCGCTCAGCATCTTCCTGTTCGGCTTCACCGCGCCGAGTCAGTACATCTGGTTCGCCTTCGCGGGCTCCGCGATCGCGGGGGTGATCGTGTTCGGGGTGTCCTCGATCGGCGGCGGCAAGGCCAGTCCGCTGAGCCTGGTCCTGGCCGGCGCCGCGGTCACCGCGTTCCTGCAGGCCATGACCAATGCCGTGGTGGTGCTCGACAACGCCGCGCTCGACACCTACCGGTTCTGGGTGGTCGGCACCGTGAACGGGCGCGAGGCCGGGGTGTTCTGGCAGGTGCTGCCGTTCATCCTGGTCGGCGCGGCGATGGCGATCGCGGCCGCGCCGGGCCTGAATCTGCTGAGCCTGGGCGACGACGTGGCCCGCGGCCTCGGCGTCGACGTGGGGCGCGCCCGGGCGTTCGGCCTGTTCGCGGTGGTGCTGCTCAGCGGCGCGGCCACCGCCGCGGTCGGCCCGATCGCGTTCCTCGGGCTGGTGGTGCCACACATCGCGCGCGCCGTCACCGGACCGGACAATCGATGGCTGATCCCCTATTCGGGGCTGATCGGGGCGCTGTTGCTGCTGATCGCCGACATCGCGGGCCGGGTGGTCGCGCGGCCGGGAGAACTCCAGGTCGGGGTGATGCTGGCGGCGATCGGCGCCCCGTTCTTCATCGCGCTGGTGCGCCGGAAGAAGTTGGTGACGCTGTGA
- a CDS encoding FecCD family ABC transporter permease: MSTIETDKPGAELRAVRPALRVGPVSLVLRPVLLGAVLALAVLVFVLFCLDIAVGDTNIPVSRVLDVLGGGGTRSQRFIILESRLPRALTAVVVGAALGLAGALMQSILHNPLAGPDVLGITTGASVGAVAVLVGTGGATTGLIATVGAPLAALACGLLAAAAIYLLAWGRGGAGERGVTGFRLVLIGIGVNAVLMSVISWLLTRASLTDAARAQVWLNGSLNAADMTRVVPAAIALTVVTVVALVSARTLAALRLGEESTRVLGVRIQSQQALLIGASVVAASVATAAVGPVGFVALAAPQIARMALRTPGEPLIASALTGAGLVAGADIISRTLLPVDLPVGIVTAALGGPFLLYLLVRMNRKATLS; this comes from the coding sequence GTGAGCACGATCGAGACCGACAAGCCCGGCGCCGAGCTGCGCGCGGTGCGACCGGCGCTGCGGGTGGGCCCGGTGTCGCTGGTGCTGCGGCCGGTGCTGCTGGGGGCCGTGCTGGCGCTGGCCGTGCTGGTCTTCGTGCTGTTCTGCCTGGACATCGCCGTCGGCGACACCAACATTCCGGTGAGCCGGGTGCTGGATGTCCTCGGTGGCGGCGGCACCCGCTCGCAGCGGTTCATCATTCTCGAGTCCCGGCTGCCCCGGGCGCTGACGGCCGTGGTGGTCGGCGCGGCGCTGGGCCTGGCCGGGGCGCTCATGCAGTCGATCCTGCACAACCCGCTGGCCGGACCGGACGTGCTCGGCATCACCACCGGCGCGAGCGTCGGCGCGGTCGCGGTGCTGGTCGGCACCGGCGGCGCGACCACCGGGCTGATCGCCACCGTCGGCGCACCGCTGGCCGCCCTGGCCTGCGGGCTGCTCGCCGCGGCCGCGATCTACCTGCTGGCCTGGGGCCGGGGCGGGGCCGGGGAACGCGGGGTCACCGGTTTCCGGCTGGTACTCATCGGCATCGGCGTCAACGCGGTGCTGATGTCGGTGATCAGCTGGCTGCTCACCCGGGCCAGCCTCACCGACGCGGCCAGGGCCCAGGTCTGGCTCAACGGCTCGCTCAACGCCGCCGACATGACCAGGGTGGTGCCCGCCGCGATCGCGCTGACCGTGGTGACGGTGGTGGCGCTGGTCTCGGCCCGGACGCTGGCCGCGCTGCGCCTGGGCGAGGAGTCCACCCGGGTGCTCGGGGTGCGGATCCAGTCCCAGCAGGCGCTGCTCATCGGCGCGTCCGTGGTGGCGGCCTCGGTGGCCACCGCGGCGGTCGGGCCGGTCGGTTTCGTCGCACTCGCGGCACCGCAGATCGCCCGGATGGCGCTGCGGACGCCCGGTGAACCGCTCATCGCCTCCGCGCTCACCGGCGCGGGCCTGGTCGCCGGAGCCGATATCATCTCGCGCACACTGCTTCCCGTCGATCTGCCGGTCGGCATCGTCACCGCCGCGCTCGGCGGACCGTTCCTGCTCTACCTGCTCGTCCGCATGAACCGGAAGGCCACGCTCTCATGA
- a CDS encoding ABC transporter ATP-binding protein gives MTSPARRLAADSVSLGYGERVIVDELSIEIAPGVVTTVIGPNGCGKSTLLKSLGRLLRPRAGQVVLDGKAITSMKTKDVARVIGMLPQTPVAPEGLTVADLVARGRHPHQSWLRQWSADDETEVAAALAQTGIADLAERTLDELSGGQRQRAWISMALAQGTDILLLDEPTTYLDLAHSLEVLDLVDRLHAEFGRTVVMVLHDLNLAIRYSDELVVMSAGRIVAQGKPADIVSAELLAEVFGLEATVLTDPVSGRPMIVPIGTRHVRGAAGYDE, from the coding sequence ATGACCAGCCCCGCCCGTCGCCTCGCCGCCGACAGCGTCTCCCTCGGCTACGGCGAGCGGGTGATCGTCGACGAGCTGAGCATCGAGATCGCCCCCGGCGTGGTCACCACCGTCATCGGGCCCAACGGCTGCGGCAAGTCCACCCTGCTCAAGTCCCTGGGCAGGCTGCTGCGCCCGCGCGCGGGCCAGGTGGTGCTCGACGGCAAGGCCATCACGTCGATGAAGACCAAGGACGTGGCCCGGGTGATCGGCATGCTGCCGCAGACCCCGGTGGCGCCCGAAGGTCTCACCGTCGCCGACCTGGTCGCCCGCGGACGGCACCCGCATCAGTCCTGGCTGCGGCAGTGGTCGGCCGACGACGAGACCGAGGTGGCCGCCGCGCTGGCCCAGACCGGCATCGCCGACCTGGCCGAACGCACCCTCGACGAGCTGTCCGGCGGCCAGCGCCAGCGCGCCTGGATCTCCATGGCGCTGGCGCAGGGCACCGACATCCTGCTGCTCGACGAGCCCACCACCTACCTCGACCTCGCGCACTCGCTCGAGGTGCTCGATCTGGTCGACCGGCTGCACGCCGAGTTCGGCCGCACCGTGGTGATGGTGCTGCACGATCTCAACCTCGCCATCCGCTACAGCGACGAGCTCGTGGTGATGTCGGCCGGCCGGATCGTGGCGCAGGGCAAGCCCGCCGACATCGTCAGCGCCGAGCTGCTCGCGGAGGTGTTCGGGCTCGAGGCGACCGTGCTCACCGATCCGGTCTCGGGCAGGCCGATGATCGTCCCGATCGGCACCCGGCACGTGCGCGGCGCGGCCGGGTATGACGAATGA
- a CDS encoding BlaI/MecI/CopY family transcriptional regulator, which translates to MAGLGELEKAVMDQLWSADEPQTVRQVHEALAARRELAYTTVMTVLQRLAKKDLVVQRRDDRAHRYAPVHSRDELVASLMVDALQQADAAGSRAAALVHFVEQVGKDEADALREALAKLESDEKSS; encoded by the coding sequence ATGGCAGGACTCGGCGAACTCGAAAAAGCGGTCATGGACCAGTTGTGGTCGGCCGACGAACCGCAGACGGTGCGGCAGGTCCACGAAGCACTGGCGGCACGGCGCGAGCTCGCGTACACCACGGTGATGACGGTGCTGCAGCGGCTGGCGAAGAAGGATCTGGTGGTGCAGCGGCGCGACGATCGCGCCCATCGATACGCACCGGTGCACAGTCGCGACGAGCTGGTCGCGAGCCTGATGGTCGACGCGCTCCAGCAGGCCGACGCGGCGGGCAGCCGCGCCGCGGCCCTGGTGCACTTCGTGGAACAGGTCGGCAAGGACGAGGCCGATGCCCTGCGCGAGGCGCTCGCCAAGCTCGAATCCGACGAGAAGAGCAGCTAG
- a CDS encoding M56 family metallopeptidase, which translates to MNATAAVFAGLALLLAGPIPALLSRATWVHRTPRAALVLWQAIALAAVLSAFGSGLAIASLLLVPGPDGRPTTSPTKEIDALGLPLWTVYVLVFALTLMVGARLMFSIVRVGVHTRRRRSRHRMLVDLLDQSGPVRRAADIRVLAATEPIAYCLPGLRQRVVLSEGTLTSLDDAEVTAIVSHERSHLRARHDLVLEAFTAVHEAFPRVVRSKAALGSVKLLIELLADDSAVKVTGPKPLARALVACAKSTAPQGALAAGGPTTLIRIQRLAGRTGDVRVATAAYLGSAAILVVPTLAVAVPWLQELNRLFHG; encoded by the coding sequence ATGAACGCAACCGCGGCAGTCTTCGCAGGTCTCGCCTTGCTTCTCGCAGGGCCGATACCCGCTCTGCTCAGTCGCGCGACCTGGGTGCACCGCACGCCGCGCGCGGCACTGGTGTTGTGGCAGGCCATCGCGCTGGCCGCCGTGCTCAGCGCCTTCGGTTCCGGGCTGGCCATCGCCAGCCTGCTGCTCGTCCCCGGCCCCGACGGTAGGCCGACCACCTCCCCCACCAAGGAGATCGACGCGCTCGGTCTGCCGCTGTGGACGGTGTACGTGCTGGTCTTCGCGCTGACCCTGATGGTCGGCGCCCGGCTCATGTTCTCCATCGTGCGCGTCGGCGTGCACACCCGCCGCCGCCGGTCCCGGCATCGCATGCTGGTCGACCTGCTGGATCAGAGCGGACCGGTGCGCCGCGCCGCCGACATCCGCGTGCTCGCCGCGACCGAACCCATCGCCTACTGCCTGCCCGGGCTGCGGCAGCGGGTGGTGCTCAGCGAAGGCACGCTGACCAGCCTCGACGACGCCGAGGTCACCGCCATCGTGAGCCACGAGCGCTCGCATCTGCGGGCCCGCCACGACCTGGTGCTCGAGGCGTTCACCGCCGTGCACGAGGCGTTCCCGCGGGTGGTCCGCAGCAAGGCCGCGCTCGGCTCGGTGAAACTGCTGATCGAGCTGCTCGCCGACGACTCCGCGGTCAAGGTCACCGGCCCCAAGCCGCTGGCCCGCGCCCTGGTCGCGTGCGCGAAGTCGACCGCTCCGCAGGGCGCCCTGGCCGCGGGCGGACCGACCACCCTCATCCGGATCCAGCGTCTGGCGGGCCGGACCGGCGACGTGAGAGTCGCCACGGCCGCCTACCTCGGATCGGCCGCCATCCTGGTGGTGCCGACCCTCGCCGTGGCCGTGCCGTGGCTGCAGGAGCTCAACCGGCTCTTCCACGGCTGA
- a CDS encoding DEAD/DEAH box helicase, protein MSTPSRPDATFADLGLPVALVQALRNAGIEKPFPIQAATIGDALAGRDVLGRGPTGSGKTLAFGLPMLTRLAGSPAKPGRPRGLVLVPTRELATQIERALDEPALALGLRVASVVGGAPIKRQADRLARGVDLLIATPGRLDDLIKQRSADLSDVAITALDEADHMADMGFLPQVTRLLDRTPADGQRLLFSATLDGDVDKLVKRYLHQPVTHSTAPPEASVTTMSHHLLYVRDKNVKRAVATEIAAREGLTIMFVRTKHGADRLAKQLRGAGVAAGSLHGGKAQNNRTRTLAAFADGSVPVLVTTDVAARGIHIDGVSLVVHFDPPAEHKAYLHRAGRTARAGEEGVVVTLVTDEERKDVAAMTRKAGVQTDGVEVRSGDRKLVEITGARKPSGIAIAPPAPPAAQAAAPKSATGGRPRRNRSGGAAAADAGQGHSRGGGAPRRERPAGESRSRKPAGTGGHARSGDTPTNSRRRAARPAAPATRRNRSAN, encoded by the coding sequence GTGTCTACTCCTTCGCGTCCCGACGCCACCTTCGCCGACCTCGGTCTGCCCGTAGCTCTCGTGCAGGCCCTGCGTAACGCGGGCATCGAGAAGCCCTTCCCCATCCAGGCCGCCACGATCGGCGACGCGCTCGCCGGGCGTGACGTGCTCGGCCGCGGACCGACCGGCTCGGGCAAGACCCTCGCCTTCGGCCTGCCGATGCTGACCCGCCTGGCGGGTTCCCCCGCCAAGCCCGGCCGCCCGCGCGGCCTGGTGCTGGTGCCCACCCGGGAACTGGCCACCCAGATCGAACGCGCCCTCGACGAGCCCGCGCTGGCGCTGGGCCTGCGGGTGGCCTCGGTGGTCGGCGGCGCCCCGATCAAGCGCCAGGCCGACCGGCTCGCGCGCGGCGTCGACCTGCTCATCGCCACCCCGGGACGCCTCGACGACCTGATCAAGCAGCGCTCCGCCGACCTGTCCGACGTGGCGATCACCGCGCTCGACGAGGCCGACCACATGGCCGACATGGGCTTCCTGCCGCAGGTCACCCGGCTGCTGGACCGCACCCCGGCCGACGGCCAGCGGCTGCTGTTCTCGGCCACCCTGGACGGCGATGTCGACAAGCTGGTCAAGCGCTACCTGCACCAGCCGGTCACCCACTCCACCGCGCCGCCGGAGGCGTCGGTCACCACCATGTCGCACCACCTGCTCTACGTGCGTGACAAGAACGTCAAGCGCGCGGTGGCCACCGAGATCGCCGCCCGCGAGGGCCTGACCATCATGTTCGTGCGTACCAAGCACGGCGCCGACCGGCTGGCCAAGCAGCTGCGCGGCGCCGGTGTGGCGGCCGGCTCGCTGCACGGCGGCAAGGCGCAGAACAACCGCACCCGCACCCTGGCGGCCTTCGCCGACGGGTCGGTGCCGGTGCTGGTCACCACCGATGTCGCCGCGCGCGGCATCCACATCGACGGTGTCTCGCTGGTCGTGCACTTCGATCCGCCCGCCGAGCACAAGGCCTACCTGCACCGCGCGGGACGCACCGCGCGCGCGGGCGAGGAGGGCGTCGTGGTCACCCTCGTCACCGACGAGGAGCGCAAGGACGTCGCCGCGATGACCCGCAAGGCGGGCGTGCAGACCGACGGCGTCGAGGTCCGCTCCGGCGACCGGAAGCTGGTGGAGATCACCGGCGCCCGCAAGCCCAGCGGCATCGCCATCGCCCCGCCCGCACCGCCCGCCGCGCAGGCGGCCGCGCCGAAGTCGGCGACCGGTGGCCGGCCGCGACGCAACCGGTCCGGTGGCGCCGCGGCGGCCGACGCCGGTCAGGGCCACAGCCGGGGCGGCGGCGCGCCGCGGCGGGAACGCCCCGCCGGGGAGTCACGTTCGCGCAAGCCCGCGGGCACCGGTGGACACGCCCGCAGCGGCGACACGCCGACGAATTCGCGTCGTCGCGCCGCGCGTCCGGCCGCTCCAGCGACCCGCCGCAACCGCTCGGCAAACTGA
- a CDS encoding DMT family transporter: MTNHAIAAIVFALLAAMLFAVASVAQQRAAASVPDDSGLLRSLLRNGRWWAAIVGDLGGYGMQVLALGFGAVLVVQPILVSSLVFALPLAARLNGQRITGRTATTAVVLVVALVLFLIVGDPTAGSETAPLRDWLVPLTVLGSVVGVAVVAGLVLTDHAHRALALGLAGGALFGLAAAITDRVVTLFGDGLGAVLTGWQTWALIAAGLLGFYLQQRAYQAGPLAASLPAAAVAEPLAAAFLGLTALGEHLRTGRAGQIVVVVCVVVMCAATVALCRAQAAPLPAPKEPAH, from the coding sequence GTGACGAACCATGCGATCGCCGCGATCGTGTTCGCACTGCTGGCCGCGATGCTGTTCGCCGTGGCGTCGGTGGCGCAGCAGCGCGCGGCCGCGTCGGTGCCCGACGACTCCGGCCTGCTGCGCTCACTGCTGCGCAACGGCCGCTGGTGGGCCGCGATCGTCGGCGATCTCGGCGGGTACGGCATGCAGGTGCTCGCGCTCGGTTTCGGCGCCGTGCTGGTGGTCCAGCCGATTCTGGTGAGTTCCCTGGTCTTCGCGCTGCCGCTGGCGGCGCGGCTCAACGGTCAGCGGATCACCGGCCGCACCGCCACGACCGCCGTGGTCCTGGTCGTCGCGCTGGTGCTGTTCCTGATCGTCGGTGATCCGACCGCGGGCAGCGAGACCGCGCCCCTGCGCGACTGGCTGGTCCCGCTGACCGTGCTGGGGAGCGTCGTCGGGGTGGCCGTCGTGGCCGGACTGGTGCTCACCGACCACGCGCACCGGGCCCTGGCGCTGGGCCTGGCGGGCGGCGCGCTGTTCGGGCTGGCGGCCGCGATCACCGATCGGGTGGTCACCCTGTTCGGCGACGGCCTCGGGGCCGTGCTCACCGGCTGGCAGACCTGGGCGCTGATCGCCGCCGGACTGCTCGGCTTCTACCTGCAGCAACGCGCCTATCAGGCCGGTCCGCTGGCGGCCTCGCTGCCCGCGGCCGCGGTCGCCGAACCGCTCGCCGCCGCGTTCCTGGGCCTGACCGCCCTCGGCGAGCACCTGCGCACCGGACGCGCGGGCCAGATCGTGGTCGTCGTGTGCGTCGTGGTGATGTGCGCGGCCACCGTGGCGCTGTGCCGGGCGCAGGCCGCGCCGCTGCCCGCGCCGAAGGAACCCGCGCACTGA